The Rhizophagus irregularis chromosome 27, complete sequence DNA window GGGAGaatgtttaatttttcttctagagcaataatttgattttctaaTTCTGTTTCTCTTACAAACAATCCATGAAGTCTTGGGCTGTTATCTTCAAAACGTGAATTACACATATCGCAAAGCCAATAATTCTGTGCCGTTGATGCTTTGTTTTCATTTGTAGACAAAATTGGATACCGATATATATATCCACCATTCATTCTTCTatgatttttacaaatattacaatttgGACAAGGTAAACCACGTGATACATCCATCCTTTCGGTACATCTTGGACATTCACATGTGAACAACTTAGCGCGTTGAAGAATCCTGTGTCTCGCTCCTCTTGAGAGGATACTATCTTTACCAAGATAATCTGTAGTAATCTGTTCACCCTTCGATATTCTTTTGACAGCTGTATGAACACCAAGTCCGTCAATAGACTGATAAAAAGTATTTGCTTCGCAAGAGTGATTCATTTTACTGCCAAATACGAAAATGGCTGAACCATCAAAATCGAAAGAATGAGAATTCAAAGTGAATATCATGAAGACCTTACGGAAAGTTTCTTCAGGTATGTCTGCCCAAGCTTCAACTCGGTTTATACAAGTTTTGATAATCTTGTCAACATATGTTGAACCAATAATAGACCATGCTGACTCAAGTTGATCTTGAGGGggaagataaaaattatttaatatggCATTTTGAATCTCTGGAGAAGcatcaaaaaatgttttgaatTTTGAGAATACACTCAAATCTATATCAAATGTACATGAGAATGCACGATCACGTTTCGAAGATAATGGGTGTACAACTATAAAAGGTTTTTCCGATAATACAATTTCGCCTTTTTCAAAATCGCGTGTAGCGTATAAACCATTtccatatttttcattatatttaacttCAATACCGTCAATACCgtccataattttatatgtaaagggcaaaaaaaaaaaatggaatattgtttgaaaagtaagggatttttttttttgaattgtggaaaaaattaaaaaagtggggttgtatttataatatttatcaattaacgaTGCAAAATGTAGATTAAGAGAGATAATGGATACGAGTGGCGTAACATCTGTCGAAAGAGGAAAAAATTCTCAAAGAAGCACAGAGAAACATCTTACATAATATCaatttatctgaaaaaaaatgggGAACGTGATCAGCTGATGGGGTTCAATTTCCTTTATGGTAATAGGCAAGTGAAAAACATAAAACAGTGATGCAATGTTATGCAAAAGAAACAATTGGATTTTCTATTAACTTGTGAATGCGTTACCCGAGTTTTACACGACGAATAATTAACAGGTGAAAAAAAATCGGCAATGTACGAAATTGTGCAtgaatataaacttttttttttcaacaatgggtgcattataaagaattttgttaTAGCAGCGCGATGGTTCACTTGCAAGTCTAAAGTCCATTAAAATTTGCAAGTTCTTAAAATACCCATTGTTTTCATTTAttcagaaagaaaaaaaaattttttaaagaatgatGAAAATGCTACGATTGTggtgttattattattacttttttttttttacattgttgtattgttttaatttGACACGCATGTGTTACTTTCCCTGCCATTAAGATACAAGTTATAGGATCGATCTGATTCGTTGAAACCAATgtgattcgatttttttttctgtccTTTTATCGGATTCATATGAATTCTTTGCAGATTTGTTATTAAGTTTTTCTCGTGAAACTAAGATTAGTGTAATGTAATTTCTTGGTTCACACAGTTTTGTTCTCATGATCTATTGGAGAGATATTTCTGGTGCAACCATTGTATTGTAACACTAATATTAGGCTGGAATTTTGGCTGGAATTTTACGGCTGCTATTTAGCATTAGCCGTGTTTatgaataaatgaaaattacgATGTATAGTATAGTGTGAATTTACTAGAACTAGAATAGATTTTCTAGTATGAcgaaataaacaattattttattcaaattcattattttcatataattcgttactatttttattttatagaaatttattcataataatttgaaatggACAAATAtcaagtaatatttttattttataactttttaggTTATTATTTGtgtcaataaaattatttattaacaataattattttaataatagaaaattgaaaaattgggAGAAGGTTGGTTAAATTTCATATCTTTCTTTTAGTTGTATCAAGAATATACTAACCTTTGGTTGGATCTTGGTCGGATCTTTCGAATGAAGGAACGTATGGTATCGTTTATAAAGCACAGAATCGAGATTCAAACGAAGTAGTTGCGTTGAAACGGATAAGGTTAGATAACGAAGAGGAAGGGGTATCGTATTTGTTTCAACtctatttatactttaattgATTCAATTAGTTTaatcttaattaattaattatattattaggtACCCTGTACTGCAATTCGTGAGATATCATTGTTGAAAGAATTAAAACATCCAAATATAGTGAGGTGAATAATTTAGTCGGTTTTATATTTTACCGATTTGgattgattaaaattaatttatttaatttctttaaaaagactTTATGATGTCTTACATACGGAAAAGAAACTGACATTAGTTTTTGAATATTTGGATTCGGACTTAAAGAAATTCTTAGATACATATGGAGGCGATCTGGATAAAGACACAATTAAggtattgtttttttttcattttttaatgttattataattttttttatttattttattattatttattttagcaaTTAATGTATCAACTCCTGAAAGGGATTGCGTTTTGTCATGAACATAGAGTTTTACATAGGGTAggatattaatttattttgaaattcataagttgaaaattatttatctatatattttatactaattaaagtaaaatttacagGACCTGAAACCACagaatttacttattaataaggtgaaaaatttcacataatttttaattattttaattaaatcacattttaacataaatttattcaattaagaGAGGAGAATTGAAATTGGCGGATTTTGGTCTTGCGCGTGCATTTGGAATTCCTGTTAGAAGTTATTCACATGaggtttatttaaattttatttgatattaaaaaaaaaaaaaataataatttaaaaagaatattataattaatgaattttttacttAGGTTGTAACGTTATGGTATCGTGCACCTGATGTATTAATGGGATCAAGACAATATTCAACATCTATTGATGTTTGGTCTGCTGGGTGTATATTTGCAGGTTAGAACAATCagttataatagatttttatttatgtttatttatatttatcattttttttttatagaaatggCTTCTGGTAGGCCCCTGTTTCCAGGAAGCTCAATTAAAGATCAGTTACTGCGAATATTTAAATATcctttattttaacaaacaaTCCTATTTTCCAAGtctattttatcatatatttatatccTTAGCCATTTTAGTACAGTTTTAGGAACCCCGACAGAGGAAACGTGGCCTAGAGTATCACAGTTGCCAGAATACAAAGTATGTTTTCATCTAGTgatggataaataaattattgcatctttaattaagtatttaatatacaaaatatttcgaaaatattTTGTAGAGTGATTTTGCTATTTATAATCGAATTCCACTAGAATCACTTCTTCCAAAACTTGATTCATCaggaattgatttattaagtGTGAGTTAAATCATCTTTCttaggtaaaatatttttgattagaGAAGTCAATGTtaatccttaaaaaaaattttttttttttgattgctAGCAGCAATTAATAGAATATCAACCAGAAAAGCGTCTTAGTGCAGAAGATGCACTTCAACATCCATATTTCGAGGAAATTCGTAAAAAGGAACAATCAACACAAGCAGCAGCATCATCCGtgtaatttttcatattgttatttttattatcaattcttccattaaaaaattcaatatccTTCCCCTCATATAATCCGCATTCCTAAGTTTTATCCAGATAAGATTTGtgttaattcaataatatatatacacaatTTAGCAAactatatcattattttttatatatactgtattagttacaaataccaaaaaaaaattggtataatttaataatgtttcttAAATAACAAGatatattcaataaaagaaataattttttttttaatagaaatatataaagtaagtATTAGATAACAATTTCACCTTCAATGGATTTTTGATCTAAGCCTAATTTCTTTAAACAGGTAAAATATCTTTCTAAACTTTGcgtttttaaatattttaaaatacgcTGCCTTTTATGCACCATATATCTTAAAGCTCTATAATTATGCTTAtctttatgattatttttaatatgctcatgaagatttaaaattttagcaGTCCAAACAGCAgctattgttaaaattaatacgTTAATTTGGAAATactaatgataaaaaaaaataataattttcattaatttactTACCTTGAACTTCAGCACTACCAGTATCACCTTCTTTTCTAGCAAATTCTTTTATAGCTAAttgaatattatgtaataaaataccTTTAGAGCTAGCATTATGTAGAccagttaaatttttaagtatttgaACTCTTCCTAATTCTTTTTCTGGTTCTGTTGTagaattttctattataatatctggtgcaattttaaataaaaattcttcatcttttccatccaaaaaaaaattcctatattgtttattttcagATAATGAAAGAGTTGAGGGAGATGATGTAGAATTAGCTGAAGTATAAATTTGTGAAGGACGTAAAAGTGAATTTGTAAATGGTGTTGGTATTCCTGTTATAACATTGGATCTTTTCGAATTTTCTTGTTgcaattttgatattttttttgcaatatttcgACGTTTTATTTCTCTTGGATGACTTTTTTGTATGAGAGTTGTAGAGTGAAATAAACGCgctatattcaatttttttcttttttagtttttaaaacGAGTTTGAAACCAGAaggaaataatatttgaaattaatttacccTTCAACGTTGTAAAGAGTTTATTACTTGAaggaaataaatatcttttataataagaaaacatattataataaaaatataacggCACAGAAAAAGAGAtgagtgtaaaaaaaaaaattttaatctgacCAATTAAAAATACGCAATGAGTATTTTTTGATCGTCAGTACAGAATGTCTTGACGAATATAATCAATCAAGGAAAAATTgccaatataatatatactccaaaattaatttgctaaatcattatttaaaattgaaaatttctgAAATCTTTCATTATAATGGATTACGAGAATCAAcatatagtattttaaataaacatacaAGCAATGATTGTTCGAACTAGGCCATTCAAAGTACTGCTTTATGGTTTGCTGTAAATTTTGCCTTTTTATACTGATAGGTAGAATTCCATATAGGACTCGTCATATAAATTCCCTGGAACTCAGTTCCAGGAATTCAATGTGCGcacacaaaaattaaaaactgcTCATGACCAAAATTTTTGCGcccacaaaaaatttttggtcatGTGCGCAGGATGAgaggaaaaattaaaaaaattaaaggatatttaaccaaaaatattCTTCATATTTTGTTATCATTTGATTCGATTTTTTGATCGTATTCATTATGAATGATTCCAACCGAtcataaaatatgtttaaaacccttttgcaatatttacaatgaaaatcaaaaagtgcaaatgttaaaaacttttttagattttagatATGAAAAGGATTATTCTTTCGATTAATGTGTATATTCATTTCGGTGCATTTCATTGTAACGAATCCGAAATCTAATCAATAATCAAGGATCTTACTAAATTTGGTAATCGTTATATAACGGATTATCAATTATGGTTGTACTAAGTATATACCATTAGAAGAAACATTTCAAAAGGAATTTTATGTCCGTTTTACTACCGACTCTGTGAAAAATGTGTTGCGTAAGTAACTTTATCTTCATTAAACACCTATTTATATTAAACCTgatctaaaattaaatttaatttttttaatttttttattttaataagatcTTGAAAGCTAGGAAAGCTAGGCGAAATGATAAGTTTAAGGGTTGTACATTCGATAAAGGCGAGAGCTGCTGGTCTTCAATGTAGTGGAATAAGACTtataaaaaaccaaaaaagagCAGAAAATGCGTTACAATACATAAAGCGAACAACTTTAACAAATAATGGTCTACACCTTCCAAGAATTCTTAATAACAACCTTAGTAGCTTTTCACTTTCAACTTCACAAAAGTTAGTACCAAAGTCATTAATTTATCAGTGTAGACCTTTTCATGCAACACAACCGACTTCAGCGACTTCttttataacatttaaaaCAGTCAATGCAGTATTGGTAATACGTAAacttagtaatttattattctcatTTTTACCTCTTGCATTACGTAAACATCCAAAAACAGGACGACGAAGAcgtttattgttatttataacAACGGTAATGCCGTTAACAGGgttttgtatattaattttagcaGGTATAGAAAAAGCACCACATACAGGACGTCTCAGGTTTAAATTTATGTCggaagaagaagaaagtgaACTTTGCGATTTAGCATTTAAAAATGAAGTggaaaagtataaaaataatttcctcTCACTAGATAGACTTGAAAGCAAGTTAGTTTATCATGTCGCGAGTAATTTAGTTAAAGGTTTAAACGATGATTTAATGACTTTGAaatcattcaaaaatttaagtGATAAAGAAAGTGGAGAGAAAGCTGCTAATATTATAGAAGAAAATGTTGATAATATGAGTGATAAAAATACGAATATACAACAAGGtgaaaaaaatcctaaacattttgaaatttacgTTATTGAAGAAGATGATGTGTTTAATGCTGTTTCTTTTGGTGCTTCCAAGAAAATTGTCATATTCACTGGTAAAGTTACGcgtttattttcaaaattctcGCGTGAATTCCTTCCTAATATCCTAATATTTAGTCTATTCTGtacgaaataatttaatttaggttGGCtcaaattgattaattatgaTGAAGAATATCTTGCATTCACATTATCTCATGAAATTGCTCATATTATACAGGGTCATTCAAGTGAACCATTTGGAATTAGTCAAATATTGTTCATGTTTGCAGGTACCcttaaattagattattttctaatttatttaaaattagaattataacATCTTTTCTCCTTTAATTAGATACGGCTCGCACGTTGTTATGGTTTCCATTTCTCTCAGCATTGGGacctttaataaatgattatttgaATTCAGCAACAGAaagtttaattgaaaaatatacaaCAGGAAGGTATAATCAAAGAGCAGAAAAAGAAGCTGATATAGTTGGATTACAATTGATGGCACTTTCAGGATATCATCCAAAGAAAGCCGTAGAATTATGgaaatatttatcatcattaaatAATCCAATTAAGACTGAGACACACTTACAAGATAATGTAATTATTGAAGAGGAAATTGTCCGAACGGATggaattgaagaaaattatcCTCTTATTCAAAATTTGCAAGATTTCTTTGCTTCACATCCTTTGGATGAAGTTCGTGCcgattatttattagatatgTTACCTGAAGCAGAAAAAATCTATGACGAAGTTGCTAATAAAGGTGGAAATgctatatcatttattattgataatcatGTTGAGGAATTGAATGAACCTATTAAAACCATTAAAAATACTGAAGAACAGATTATGTCTAGAATTTGGAATAgtttaagatatttaattgGATTAAATCCggaatcataaaataatttcatactGTTACACTTAAGCATTTAtctttgtatatatatatagtaaacaTTTTAGTAAATCATCATATGTGATCTTAGAAAATCTGGTATTAACTCATTTTTGGTTTTCCACCAAttcctttaatttatttatttatttatttatttattactatatcagatatatatttataattatatttctcattcattaataaagtaaatgatctgtttatttatttttcacaaGTTTCTACTATTTAACTTATGATACTGCCTTTCAGAAGATTTCAGTTTAAGCgacgtaaatttttttaacgtcatttttattaaataatattaccgTAGAAAGATACCGAAAAAAGTCCTCACATTAAATAATCTATAAATCTTGTCTattatctatttatataattaaatatgaataaatataatataaaaatatatgacaaaaaaaataatatttttatcttaaatcAAGATAAAGTAGCACTAGCTTTTTCGGATTTAAAAGCTAAtcttttatcatataaatttttaatttgttcaagTACCATAAAAGTAACAACAGTATGTGGACCTAATCTTACAAAAGCTGGTACCCAACCTTTAAATAAAGCTAAAGGACCTTCAGCACGAATAATAGTTGATAAAACTTGCATAATactctatttaataaaagaaaaagaagtaagaaagaaaattttcttaaataaatgaatgaataaattcttaaataatttattaaattaccttTGCTTGTGATGAAGAATTCATAACACGAGTTTTAATAACATCAACAGGAGAACAAACAGTTGTAGCCACCAATccctattaaataaaatatatataatcaattatttaaaacaaatattaataaataaataaataaatatatatatatatataacttaccGCCATAACGCTACTAACAAAATGAGTGataatattatctttaaaaattttagtagaTAATAACATTTGTTTGGTTTGATCATAAGTAGCCAATTGAGAAGAATTCATTAAAATAGCACGATTCACATTTGGACCAATTCCTCTTGTTAAACCTCGAAAACCATCTTCTTTTACAATACGATATAATCCATCAAGAGCATGTTTATAATTTCTACGATTTTCTAGTGGTAATTTTGCATCATTTTGCATACGAACCATAACTAAATCTGCTGGATTACCAAAAGCTCCACCTATAGATCCAGCTATTGATGCgcataaaatcttttttgtaAAAGGCAATTGTtctagatgaaaaaaaaaaaatgaattaattaaatttattaaatacagtacaatcgaaaaaaagaatatttaccctgattttttgatattaaatttttcaatttatcaTAAACACCAAATCTCATAGTAGAATAAGTAATTTGTCTTAATATACTAGCGGATAAACCACTATATAATCCTAAAATACCttcagtttttattatttgtatcatGGTATAAATTGTTGATGCTTTATTTACTCCATGTGTTGTTTGTAACCTTACTTTGGTTAAATCTAATGGATGACTAACTGTACAAGCAATACATGATGCCGCCCCTTAAATATTATGAAGGAGAGAGAGagaaagataaatattttattttggaattaaattaaatctaaattaataaaaaacaattataccTCCAAACCAAAATGGATATTCAATCCTCCTTGATGCTGAAGAAGGTGAAGGTaatgaaatgattttatttgattttacagAACCcattattatctatattttgtttctatttaaataaaattcaaggaaacaataattaaatacaatattattattaaattataaaaattaatgattattatttaaagggAAAACCgggaaagaatttttttttttcactttatttttcttatttttaagtaaaaactAGCGaaattaaatctaaaaaattgtcatactaaaaataaacaaaa harbors:
- a CDS encoding cyclin-dependent kinase 5 translates to MDKYQKIEKLGEGTYGIVYKAQNRDSNEVVALKRIRLDNEEEGVPCTAIREISLLKELKHPNIVRLYDVLHTEKKLTLVFEYLDSDLKKFLDTYGGDLDKDTIKQLMYQLLKGIAFCHEHRVLHRDLKPQNLLINKRGELKLADFGLARAFGIPVRSYSHEVVTLWYRAPDVLMGSRQYSTSIDVWSAGCIFAEMASGRPLFPGSSIKDQLLRIFKVLGTPTEETWPRVSQLPEYKSDFAIYNRIPLESLLPKLDSSGIDLLSQQLIEYQPEKRLSAEDALQHPYFEEIRKKEQSTQAAASSV
- a CDS encoding mitochondrial 37S ribosomal protein uS15m, producing the protein MFSYYKRYLFPSSNKLFTTLKARLFHSTTLIQKSHPREIKRRNIAKKISKLQQENSKRSNVITGIPTPFTNSLLRPSQIYTSANSTSSPSTLSLSENKQYRNFFLDGKDEEFLFKIAPDIIIENSTTEPEKELGRVQILKNLTGLHNASSKGILLHNIQLAIKEFARKEGDTGSAEVQAAVWTAKILNLHEHIKNNHKDKHNYRALRYMVHKRQRILKYLKTQSLERYFTCLKKLGLDQKSIEGEIVI
- a CDS encoding cyclin-dependent kinase 5 variant 2 translates to MDKYQKIEKLGEGTYGIVYKAQNRDSNEVVALKRIRLDNEEEGVPCTAIREISLLKELKHPNIVRLYDVLHTEKKLTLVFEYLDSDLKKFLDTYGGDLDKDTIKQLMYQLLKGIAFCHEHRVLHRDLKPQNLLINKRGELKLADFGLARAFGIPVRSYSHEVVTLWYRAPDVLMGSRQYSTSIDVWSAGCIFAEMASGRPLFPGSSIKDQLLRIFKYPLF